A region from the Triticum urartu cultivar G1812 chromosome 1, Tu2.1, whole genome shotgun sequence genome encodes:
- the LOC125523573 gene encoding peroxidase 1-like produces the protein MACRGATMVALLLAAVAATCARAQLHDKFYSESCPSVEDVVRKEMVRALSLAPSLAGPLLRMHFHDCFVRGCDGSVLLDSANKTAEKDAQPNQTLRGFGFVERVKAAVEKACPDTVSCADILALIARDAVWLSKGPFWTVPLGRRDGSVSISNETDALPPPTSNFTVLTQLFAAVNLDAKDLVVLSAGHTIGTSHCFSFSDRLYNFTGLENPSDIDPSLEPQYMMRLKSKCASLNDNTTLVEMDPGSFKTFDTDYFKLVSKRRGLFHSDGALLTDPFTRAYVQRHATGAFMDEFFADFAASMIKMGNANPLTGSQGEIRKKCNVVNH, from the exons ATGGCGTGTAGGGGTGCGACGATGGTGGCGCTGCTGCtcgcggcggtggcggcgacgtGCGCGCGGGCGCAGCTGCACGACAAGTTCTACAGCGAGTCGTGCCCCAGCGTGGAGGACGTCGTGAGGAAGGAGATGGTGAGGGCGCTGTCACTGGCGCCCAGCCTCGCCGGGCCGCTCCTCCGGATGCACTTCCACGACTGCTTCGTCAGG GGGTGCGACGGCTCGGTTCTGCTAGACTCGGCCAACAAGACGGCGGAGAAGGACGCGCAGCCGAACCAGACGCTGCGAGGCTTCGGCTTTGTCGAGAGGGTGAAGGCCGCGGTGGAGAAGGCCTGCCCCGACACCGTCTCCTGCGCCGACATCCTCGCCCTCATTGCCAGGGACGCAGTATGGCTG AGCAAGGGTCCATTCTGGACAGTTCCTCTGGGCCGGCGAGACGGCAGCGTGTCCATTTCCAACGAGACCGACGCTCTGCCACCCCCGACCTCCAACTTCACCGTACTCACCCAGCTCTTCGCCGCCGTGAACCTCGACGCAAAGGACCTTGTCGTCTTGTCCGCCGGGCACACCATCGGGacgtcgcactgcttctccttcTCCGACCGGCTCTACAACTTCACCGGCTTGGAGAACCCCAGCGATATCGACCCCTCGCTGGAGCCGCAGTACATGATGCGGCTAAAGAGCAAGTGTGCCAGCCTCAACGACAACACCACCCTCGTGGAGATGGACCCCGGCAGCTTCAAGACCTTCGACACCGACTACTTCAAGCTGGTGAGCAAGCGGAGGGGCCTCTTCCACTCTGACGGCGCCCTCCTCACCGACCCCTTCACCCGCGCCTACGTCCAGCGCCATGCCACCGGCGCCTTCATGGACGAGTTCTTCGCCGACTTTGCCGCCTCCATGATCAAGATGGGCAACGCCAACCCGCTCACCGGAAGCCAGGGCGAGATCAGGAAGAAGTGCAATGTGGTTAACCATTAA
- the LOC125523562 gene encoding peroxidase 1-like — protein MASRAATMVALLLAAVAATCGRAQLHDKFYSESCPSVEDVVRKEMVRALSLAPSLAGPLLRMHFHDCFVRGCDGSVLLDSANKTAEKDAQPNQTLRGFGFVERVKAAVEKACPDTVSCADILALIARDAVWLSKGPFWTVPLGRRDGSVSISNETDALPPPTSNFTVLTQLFAAVNLDAKDLVVLSAGHTIGTSHCFSFSDRLYNFTGMENPSDIDPTLEPQYMMRLKSKCASLNDNTTLVEMDPGSFKTFDTDYFKLVSKRRGLFHSDGALLTDPFTRAYVQRHATGAFKDEFFADFAASMIKMGNANPLTGSQGEIRKKCNVVNH, from the exons ATGGCGTCCAGGGCTGCGACGATGGTGGCGCTGCTGCtcgcggcggtggcggcgacgtGCGGGCGGGCGCAGCTGCACGACAAGTTCTACAGCGAGTCGTGCCCCAGCGTGGAGGACGTCGTGAGGAAGGAGATGGTGAGGGCTCTGTCACTAGCGCCTAGCCTCGCCGGGCCGCTCCTCCGGATGCACTTCCACGACTGCTTCGTCAGA GGGTGCGACGGCTCGGTTCTGCTGGACTCGGCCAACAAGACGGCGGAGAAGGACGCGCAGCCGAACCAGACGCTGCGAGGCTTCGGCTTTGTCGAGAGGGTGAAGGCCGCGGTGGAGAAGGCCTGCCCCGACACCGTCTCCTGCGCCGACATCCTCGCCCTCATTGCCAGGGACGCAGTATGGCTG AGCAAGGGTCCATTCTGGACAGTTCCTCTGGGCCGGCGAGACGGCAGCGTGTCCATTTCCAACGAGACCGACGCTCTGCCACCCCCGACCTCCAACTTCACCGTGCTCACCCAGCTCTTCGCCGCCGTGAACCTCGACGCAAAGGACCTTGTCGTCTTGTCCGCCGGGCACACCATCGGGacgtcgcactgcttctccttcTCCGACCGGCTCTACAACTTCACCGGCATGGAGAACCCCAGCGACATCGACCCCACGCTGGAGCCGCAGTACATGATGCGGCTAAAGAGCAAGTGTGCCAGCCTCAACGACAACACCACACTCGTGGAGATGGACCCCGGCAGCTTCAAGACCTTCGACACCGATTACTTCAAGCTGGTGAGCAAGCGGAGGGGCCTCTTCCACTCCGACGGCGCCCTCCTCACCGACCCCTTCACCCGCGCCTACGTCCAGCGCCATGCCACCGGAGCATTCAAGGACGAGTTCTTCGCCGACTTCGCCGCCTCCATGATCAAGATGGGCAACGCCAACCCGCTCACCGGAAGCCAGGGCGAGATCAGGAAGAAGTGCAACGTGGTTAACCATTAA